One region of Lactobacillus johnsonii genomic DNA includes:
- the cls gene encoding cardiolipin synthase has product MLIFSNEFWALLWAVNTILAFYVVFHRKRSVATSWAWLIILLIFPILGFILYGFIGRGLSQENLFAINNQKHIGLNKVNKMIPRVPKSAGPTDTSKEAQILIDYFNFKHDSPLSKNNKISFYTDGEKKFEALFKDIEHAQETVNVEYYSFMNDNLGNKFLNLLIKKAREGVKVRLIYDPWGSPGASKTWFKPLTDLGGEVVAFITAQNMIKKYRMNYHLHRKIVVIDGRISWTGGFNVGDQYVSKSKKFGYWRDTHLRIVGSASLLLQERFVMDWNASITDKNQTISFNEKLFQKIEENRLTEDDVATQIVSDGPDTSTPYLRNGMIRMMMMARKTLWIQTPYLVPDDPMIATWVIAAHSGVDVRIMIPSMPDHPFIYRATQWYANYLLHEGIKIYVYDNGFIHAKTVMVDDRFAAVGSMNQDFRSYSLNFETDAVFYDKNITRELNHIFEKDLAKCTELTLEITDNWSRYLRFKQAFSRLLSPIL; this is encoded by the coding sequence ATACTTATTTTTTCGAATGAATTTTGGGCGCTTCTTTGGGCTGTCAACACAATCTTAGCCTTCTATGTTGTATTCCACCGAAAAAGATCTGTCGCTACTTCTTGGGCATGGCTAATTATTTTACTAATTTTTCCAATTTTAGGCTTTATTTTATACGGCTTTATTGGACGTGGATTATCGCAAGAGAATCTTTTCGCTATTAACAATCAAAAACACATCGGTTTAAATAAAGTAAATAAAATGATCCCGCGTGTTCCTAAATCCGCTGGACCAACAGATACTTCTAAAGAAGCCCAAATTTTAATTGATTACTTTAACTTTAAACACGATTCCCCCCTCTCTAAAAACAACAAAATCAGTTTTTATACTGATGGCGAAAAGAAGTTTGAAGCTCTTTTTAAAGACATCGAACACGCTCAAGAAACAGTTAATGTTGAATATTATTCTTTCATGAATGATAATTTAGGTAATAAATTTCTTAATTTATTAATCAAAAAAGCTCGCGAAGGGGTTAAGGTAAGACTTATCTATGATCCTTGGGGTTCTCCAGGGGCTTCAAAGACTTGGTTTAAACCTTTAACTGATTTGGGCGGTGAAGTTGTAGCTTTCATTACAGCTCAAAATATGATTAAAAAGTATCGGATGAATTATCACCTTCACCGTAAAATTGTCGTTATAGACGGGCGCATCTCTTGGACGGGCGGCTTTAATGTCGGCGATCAATATGTCAGTAAAAGTAAAAAATTTGGCTACTGGCGTGATACACATCTTAGAATAGTGGGTTCTGCCTCTCTCCTCCTCCAGGAGCGTTTTGTTATGGATTGGAATGCTTCAATTACTGATAAAAATCAGACCATTTCATTCAATGAAAAACTTTTTCAAAAAATTGAAGAAAATAGACTAACAGAAGACGATGTTGCAACTCAAATTGTTTCAGATGGTCCCGATACTTCTACTCCATATTTACGTAATGGCATGATTAGAATGATGATGATGGCTAGAAAAACACTCTGGATTCAAACACCCTACCTTGTTCCAGACGATCCAATGATTGCCACTTGGGTTATTGCGGCTCATTCAGGCGTTGACGTGCGTATCATGATCCCTTCAATGCCTGACCATCCCTTTATTTACCGCGCTACACAATGGTATGCAAATTACCTACTTCATGAGGGAATAAAAATCTACGTTTATGACAATGGCTTTATTCACGCAAAAACCGTTATGGTTGACGATCGCTTCGCTGCAGTTGGATCAATGAACCAAGATTTTCGTTCGTACAGCTTGAATTTTGAAACTGATGCAGTCTTCTACGATAAAAATATTACCCGGGAATTAAATCATATTTTTGAAAAGGATTTAGCTAAATGTACAGAGTTAACTTTAGAGATTACTGATAACTGGTCACGTTATCTTCGATTTAAACAAGCTTTTTCTAGATTACTTTCTCCCATTCTATAA